From Dehalobacter sp., one genomic window encodes:
- a CDS encoding adaptor protein MecA, with protein QATVASEDEFVITVIKQEEQIDAEINHIIQTAFGEKKKNPRPSPKFASEEQWVYLFEEFEDVISAVRLLPGILQLQSALFQYEGEYYLTISNIGNPRKKKLAEAILDEFGESVMTTDTFLKEHGETIIEEDAVKILKRLEKKKRS; from the coding sequence TCCAGGCTACTGTTGCTTCAGAAGATGAATTTGTCATAACGGTAATTAAGCAGGAAGAACAAATTGATGCGGAGATTAACCATATTATTCAAACCGCTTTTGGAGAAAAGAAAAAGAATCCGCGCCCTTCTCCGAAGTTTGCGTCTGAAGAGCAATGGGTATATTTGTTTGAAGAGTTCGAAGATGTTATTTCCGCAGTCCGTCTTTTGCCGGGGATTCTCCAGCTTCAATCTGCGTTGTTCCAATATGAAGGTGAATATTACCTGACAATCAGCAATATTGGAAACCCGCGTAAAAAGAAACTGGCTGAAGCGATACTGGACGAATTTGGGGAATCTGTCATGACTACGGATACTTTTCTCAAAGAGCACGGTGAAACGATTATCGAGGAAGATGCCGTAAAAATCTTAAAACGCCTCGAGAAAAAGAAAAGGAGCTGA